Below is a genomic region from Drosophila albomicans strain 15112-1751.03 chromosome 2R, ASM965048v2, whole genome shotgun sequence.
TTAGTTAAGTATCTTCTACAACtattatctgatcgcaaatttcaggaatcataaaaaatattgttatttttgtatgtagcAAAAAACACGCTAGCCTcaaaattcaagttttttttttcaattttttttatttcttttaaaaacttttttataataatagcaaaataaatgaccgtgtttcaaataaatttagcattttctacttcaatattttaacttttaaaaaacacaatattCTCAAAAAATGATTCCATTTGTTCCATCAACATTAAGGAGCTTTACTTAGTTACTCTTCATGAGTAAAAGAATCAAAAAACATTCATCAATTAAAATTCGTTTATTGGTGAAAACTGTTTATAAATGTAATCGCAttgttttgtataattttgtcgACCTTGAAATACTTGCTCGATTTTCCCTCAGTAATGTATGGAGTTGAATATATagattacaatattatttttcccATAACCAGTTCTTAAAATTATCTACAAAAGTAATTCCCCCATAAAACACAGCCACAACATTAGTTACTTGTGATTCagcactttaaataaataggcATTGAGGAACAAAGGTTATGAAAAGACAGTTCATAATTCAGAAAAGCTGCCgctatttttttattactgtaTGCGACTTGAATTTCAAGCAGATTCATTTGCATaagtttattatataatactcTTTCTGTGCTGTCAATTACTTTGGACTTGTCGCTAAGTTATTGAACtatgtattttaaatcattattaCGACAAATTCTTTTGCTCCCAAGTATATTTAGATAGTTCATCTTAACAAAAAATGTCTAGATGATgcaaaatttcatattcatattataaatatcCATTGCAAGGATGATTGGCTGTTCCAATAACCCAGAACGAAACGTGATATTtataacattgaaaataaaaaaagaaaaattacgTGAAAAaagacataaataaaacaacagcTGAGTCAATATGCAAGTGACACAAAGAAGCTATAGACCAAGTTGAACTAGCAAAATGTCTTTCTATAAACACTTTGGCCACTCTCATTCGCTCATCTTATCTATTAATTAACCCAGAAAAGTAGAATGCGATAAGCAATGATAGTTTTTAAAATGTGCtttgaaaataactaaaaattagtaaacacaaacacatgtgCCGGGTTACTGAACTCATCattttgataataattataatgagGAGAGAGAAGTAAAACTATTAAGCTTCACATGTCAGCAGAGTTGTAAATTATCTATTTGGTAGcgacaaatgaaatgcaataaaatcaaGATTACATACATAGATAATGGTTATCgtaaaatttataatgaaaacatttgtATGACATGAGAATCGTCATCAATTGGCagcaataaatacaaatatcaaCTGACACAGACAACTCATGTACATAAATCTGTCTATATCTATGTTTGTATGAATGTACCTTACGTAATTATGAATGTATCGCGTTTTGTCAACAACCTTGCCTTCGCTttgccagagagagagagagagagagagagagaaagagaggggagaaGGGAAGGTAAAGTAAAGGTTTATCATTGAATTGCTATGATTTTCAAATCGACAATGACTATTTAAATGAGTGCTCGCATTTGAATGCTCATCAATACCTCTAGTCTAGACCCAGATTGAACCCCTCCGACTCCTCTCCCCTGCCATCCTCTTATATCTCATCATTTGTCACAGTCAATTGCAAGCAGTCAACTGatattgatttgtttgtttgccatttattttttcttcgcCCACTTTTATTCGCCACAcgcgtatttatttatacatttcaaaAAGCCACAGATAAGCCGCAAGATGTCTACAAATTTTCACTAGCTATAATAAATGATTGCGATTACTTGGTGAATcgaagtttgtttgttttcctagaactacaaatatttactgtgaactttgacattttatttCCCCCAGTTTgtgtaaaataatttgaaattgcgaCCAACTGGTTGATGCCACGTTGGCTTTCAAATCGCGCCCGCTTGCCACATCACAACTCCTCCCATTTTTTCGATGAGTCACTCAATTCGATTATAGAGATTAGGCAGAAGTGATACGATTTGCGATAAGAATGGTTTAACGTTTGACtgataattataaaactattaCTTTTAAAAGAATCACTCtctagcattagcattagcattgaAAATATCTACTTGTATTATTAATGCAGTGAATAAGAAATTCCTGTTagcaatttgtattatatagaCACGTATCAATTGCCAGACatgtctataaataaatacgtgTATATAGAATCGACTACGCTACATTCCACTCTCAGGTTATtcacaaatttcatttaagatTACTAAACGAAATAGAGACAAATTTGGCGGTGATTAGATGTCAACATTGACTTTAAAAAGTCGTGAAACATTTTGCTTGTCAATTTACTAAATTATGCAAGATGTTAAATTATCTATTGGAAAAGCAAATCGACATACAAAAAAGGAATATTTATTATCCTAAATTATAaactgtaaataataaattgtaaattcagGCATGTATTTAACACATCTCATTTGCTGCTCTCCGATGCGAAACGTTGGAAATTACCACAATTTCTGTGCTCGATTTAAAGTTGAAGAATTTCGCACAAATGGAAAGAAGACAAATGtgtttgaattttaaacaCCTCGAGATATTTACATAGACACAACGCTAACAACATTTGGCAAATATTGTAACAGCTGCCGTTGCATATTTCATTGCACATTAAGCGTTGAAAAcaagacgagacgagacgtaaacgaaaacgaaattaTGGTCTTTTATTGATATTCGGAGCGTACTTCGAGTACAATTCTCTTCACTTTATCTCAGCTGCATTCACTGGGAATACAAGCGGAGTTGTAAACAAGTTTTATCTGTAAACAGGGCAATGTTCAGCAAACAGAATACCCTAGATAATGTTGTAAAGTTCTAAATAGaactaaatatttcaatacacGTTTACAAACTACCTTCTACATTAAACTTTAGCAAGTAGTTTAGTCGTTCAGTCCTTTTTTAAGGCTAAATTtacgagtttttttttttgtataattccGTAAATAAACTTGGTTAGTTAATCAAAgacatacaaaattatagaAGGTCTAAGGCATCTACTCCTACTTttagttaaatgaaaaaaccCACACTTCGTcttaaatttcttaatataAAGTGTTctatatacttttaaaaaataccattgGATACCTAACATTGCAAGAGACGACTATTTTTTCAACTCTTTAATGAAACGAACATTAGTGTCATCAAAACTCGACAAAATATGAAAGTATGCAAAAGTTTCTCAAGTAAATCGCTAATTGCAATATGCCGTAACGATGCATTATTGATAAACCggaattaaaaatacattcacTTACATATcaacaatatactaaacataagCATTAGTACTTTAGTAATGAAACGTCGAATGGTATTCCAATGTTTGAAAGTACTTCTCAATACGCTTTTTCGCGTGTTCGTTCATATGCATGTTCACCTCAAACTAGTTCAAGTGCCCTACCCCACTacgagacagagcgagagcgcgCAGAGAGATAGAGCAAGATGGAGATAGCGAGCCATAAGCTGGGGAGCAACTGAATCGGTCGTCAATGTTGATTACGGTAGcaaaccataaataaatacaaatgccgccgccgctgctacAGCGCTGCCAGCGTTCGGTCACCACTGCTGCTGATGGGCCGAACGAAGCGTCGGCAACGTGGACAACACATGTACTAAATAGGCTGGGGAGTTTGACTACAACtacatgtgtatgtacttATGTACTTGCCAAGCAaaagctcacacacacttgcatttagagtatgcatgtatgtgtgtgagtgcgcaATTGGTTCGTTTAGCGCGTCGCGCGCATCAAAAACTGCccaaaaagtaaatgaatgaatcggaatcggaattGGAGGCAATAGAAGACCGCGAACACATACGAAGAATACATAATAAAGAGATGCGATGCGACGACAAACACAAACCAAAAATGCcaagacaacaaaaactaaaataaaaacaataaaaatgtattgagCAATCACCGAgactaaaaatacaataagaCGGGGGCATTTAAAACGTTTTCGAGCACTGccaagaattaaaaaaaaaaaaaaacaaaaaactccacagcagaaataaaaacgaataagtctaatgaaatataccacataaagAGGCGTAGTtgtttataacaaaaataaaggaaaGAGTTATTCATCGCATGATTCTCCCCCATATTCCACAAATACGcctaatatatatttaaatatatgtgtatatataaccAAACgacataatacataaataagtgtaCGCTTATCACAGCTTAGCTTGCCCAGCTCTGTTCCACGTatcagcagcagaggcagaggcagcgcaatctcacactcacgcacacattGAAAACTGCAACGGAAGAAAGACGCGTCGGCGTTGGCGTCGACGTTAGCAGCGTATGAAAGCTGCGCAGTCGGCGCATAACGATAAGCAAAAAGCACATACGAGGgttgctacacacacacactagcgcTATTTACTGTATTTTGCACATATATTTCTCGCAAACGTAATTATTAACACATTACACGGCACTTTACTTTACCTTTGGCAAACGTTACGTTTCGGCTGTTTTGCTGTCGCGTCGTACTGCTCTGCTTGTGCTACAGCATACCTATGGCGGCGACAGCGTCGACGTCTCTGCTGCAGAGTGGCGCGGCGCAGCGCTgtgactgcgacggcgactgctTGGCTGTCACTTCAACTCATGCGCTCTGTGTAAAGTTGCTGCATTTTTGTCCACTTTTCACCACCAGCTAATGATTTATTCACAAAAATGcctatttttattgatttgtttattgcaaattaattgttcAGTTCACTTTTGCTAgcgtgtgcttgtgtgtgtgtgttgggtcTCTGCTGCTACGCGttcacttatttttttgcaagcgtcacaaaaaatattcttattcaCTCGCACGCGTAACAAATTCAGTCCATCGATTTTTCACGCAAAAACACACAGCGCCGGCATACAGGGAGAAGGCGTGAATAGCACAACGGATTCGATTTTCCAGTTGCAAATGTCGTTTAGCCACCACAAACAACAGtcaatagtattttaatttaacatttggTTTCACACAGGCACAAAAACACTCAGTTCGCCCTATATTCTCAAATTTTCGGATATTAATATTACCAGGGAAAGCCATGTTCGCGCTGTTCAAGTCACATTTATACTGTGCGGTGCTCGATTGGCGcatgaaataaaattcaattagagtTGCCACCGATCACTTGATAGCCAGTTTTATGCCAAAATGCATTCTGTAACTGTATCATTATATAAGCAGTAAATTTGGATTTAAGTTCTACATGAGAACGTATTTGCGATGTTTTTCAAATTCACTAaagacttttgtttttaatgaattatttagCAAAATGGTTTACATCAAGTGAGCTGACAATACTGTGCAAAGATAGAGGTGGCGTAAAGCAAATTGAACTAGAAATTGAGAACCATTTGGAATACGcatcaaatgaattttttgaAAAGTGATATAAACATGACgcaatgtatattttaaattaaacataaataataaaaatattattattatgtattttactactttttttaattcttgttggaaaaatgaatttttttctgttaAATTCCTTTTATTCTTATATAGTATCGATACTTTACTATGAACGTGGTAtaccttggtatattttccaatgtaaaattgtatttttttggtcaCACTGTTCGTCACCCCAATTGTGTGCGTCTATTGCGGTTGCTGCATTTTCAATATTCGTTTTCGCCGTGAAACTGTgcatcaaatcaaataaaagcataaaaaaagcgTTGCACAATGAACACATTGGGTCCTAAAAAGGACGGAAGTCCTAATATTGACTTTTTCCAATCGCCAGAGACGCTGCAAGGCTTCGAGTCGATACGCCAATGGCTACAAAAGAATTGTAAAAAGGTGAGTACAACGCCAGCGCCGCCGCCGCTataagcgaaaacaaaaatggcgCTCCATGCAAACACATCGAAAACACAACAATTTACATGAATATTTTGCTTATAGTATTTGGCGCACAGCTCGGAGCCGATTACAAAGGAATCGTTGGCACAATTGCTTATACTATTTCTGCAATATGTAGAAGCAAAATTGGGAAAGAACTCTGCCGAACCGCCGGCGACGAGAATTCCGGTAAGTGTACGCTGTGTTGGGGGAGGGGAAACAGGGTGTTTTGGGTgtgcaaaatgttttgtatGTACACGCgcgcaagagcgagagagatgtGTGCGTGAGGTGACACGACAACCCAATTGTATTTCCTCTGCGAACAACACTGATGCCTAGCTGCGGAAATGGATTGTACtgatatatagatttattttgaACTTCTCGTCTCTTATATTGAAGGCGCCTACGTGGCATACAATAATATTAGgatgttattttaattataaaattaatattaatttaattaaatttatttttttgtcctttttaaaaaaatcaactaaaatgattaaaataattttcttttgcagaTGCGGTGTTTTCTTGACTTCAAGCAAGGTGGTGGCCTATGTATCATTTTCTCGACAATGTTTCGCTTCCGCGCCGAACAACGCGGCAAAAAGTTCGACTTTTCTATTGGCAAGAATCCCACACGTAAGGATCCCAACATCCAGCTGTTAATCGAAATCGAACAGGCGCTCGTGGAAGCTGATCTCTATCGCATACCCTACATTTATATTCGGCCTGAGATTGAGAAGTCGTTTGAGTCGCGCCTACGTGAAATTCTCGACAACCGTCGTGTGGAGATTGTTACCGATGAGGAGGATGCCACCCATATTGTCTATCCCGTTGTGGATCCTCATCCGGATGAGTATGCTCGACCCATCTTCAAGCGAGGCAATCATGTGATGTTACATTGGTACTATTTTCCCGAGTCCTACGATTCGTGGACGCTGAATAGCTTCGACTTGCCGGATAATATACCTGAGAATCCGGAATCGCCTGCAGAACGTTGGCGTGTTGCTGCAACTTGGATATTGGATCTGGAGCAGTACAACGAGTGGATGGCTGAAGAGGATTACGAGGTGGATGAGATgggcaaaaagaaaacgcaCAAGCAGCGCATGTCCATCGACGACATTATGTCGTTTGGAGACGACAAAAAGAAACCTACGGCCAGCAGTGGAACTGGTAAACAAAAGCGTCGTCGCTCCCCTTCGCCCACAACATCCACGTCTACATCGAAACCGGGCAAACGAAAGCGTTCGCCGGCCGTTATCCACAAGAAGTCGcgcaacgatgacgacgacgaggatCTAACGCGTGATCTAGACGATCCGCCAGCTGAGCCCAACATTCAGGAGGTGCATAAGGCTACCCACTCGGCACTGCAATCAACTGCCAGCCCCGCACCAGGTGGCAAATCACGAGCTGACAACGATATGATGCCCATCAAGGGTAAGTCTATTGAAAATTCCTTATCctctacatatttattaattacaattaaacaGGTGGCACCATGACCGACTTGGATGATGAAATGACAGGCGGCAGCGCTGCCCAGGCAATGTCCATGGGCGATGGCGACAATTCGCAGACGGGCAAGaccagcgacaacagcaacacgcaAGAGTTCTCATCGTCGGCCAAAGAGGACATGGAGGACAATGTGACCGAGCAGACTCATCACATTATTGTGCCCTCGTACTCGGCCTGGTTTGACTACAACTCGATTCATGTCATCGAGAAGCGCGCCATGCCCGAGTTCTtcaatagcaaaaacaaatcgaagACCCCCGAGATCTACATGGCCTATCGTAACTTTATGATTGACACTTACAGGTGAGTAACACTTACTATCGAGTGTCTGCAATTTAATTCAACTCTTATCTCGCTTTGCAGGTTAAATCCCACAGAGTACTTGACCAGCACCGCCTGTCGTCGCAATTTAGCCGGCGATGTGTGCGCTATAATGCGTGTGCACGCCTTCTTAGAGCAGTGGGGTCTGATCAACTACCAGATCGATGCCGATTTGCGTCCCACACCCATGGGACCGCCGCCCACTTCGCACTTTCACATACTATCGGATACGCCGTCAGGTTTGCAGGCAATCAATCCGCAGAAGACGCAACAACCATCGGCAG
It encodes:
- the LOC117575158 gene encoding SWI/SNF complex subunit SMARCC2 isoform X3; protein product: MNTLGPKKDGSPNIDFFQSPETLQGFESIRQWLQKNCKKYLAHSSEPITKESLAQLLILFLQYVEAKLGKNSAEPPATRIPMRCFLDFKQGGGLCIIFSTMFRFRAEQRGKKFDFSIGKNPTRKDPNIQLLIEIEQALVEADLYRIPYIYIRPEIEKSFESRLREILDNRRVEIVTDEEDATHIVYPVVDPHPDEYARPIFKRGNHVMLHWYYFPESYDSWTLNSFDLPDNIPENPESPAERWRVAATWILDLEQYNEWMAEEDYEVDEMGKKKTHKQRMSIDDIMSFGDDKKKPTASSGTGKQKRRRSPSPTTSTSTSKPGKRKRSPAVIHKKSRNDDDDEDLTRDLDDPPAEPNIQEVHKATHSALQSTASPAPGGKSRADNDMMPIKGGTMTDLDDEMTGGSAAQAMSMGDGDNSQTGKTSDNSNTQEFSSSAKEDMEDNVTEQTHHIIVPSYSAWFDYNSIHVIEKRAMPEFFNSKNKSKTPEIYMAYRNFMIDTYRLNPTEYLTSTACRRNLAGDVCAIMRVHAFLEQWGLINYQIDADLRPTPMGPPPTSHFHILSDTPSGLQAINPQKTQQPSAAKTLLDLDKKPLGKDASGVLECDKAAGGLGGIKTEALENGAAGGLSSGVSQFGLKLDQYAKKPAAMKNRTAASMAREWTDQETLLLLEGLEMHKDDWNKVCEHVGTRTQDECILHFLRLPIEDPYLEDDGGFLGPLGCQPIPFSKSGNPIMSTVAFLASVVDPRVAAAAAKAAMEEFAAIKDEVPATIMDNHMKNVEKASSGGKFNPNFGLANSGIAGTGNDKDDDESKEGNNSSSSASVANDEEMKDLSKKDESGSGTGDVEIKTEDTSGDGETKDGSSDASSGGGGTVSTANKEGAFSENNMQTAAAAALASAAVKAKHLAALEERKIKSLVALLVETQMKKLEIKLRHFEELEATMEREREGLEYQRQQLITERQQFHLEQLKAAEFRARQQAHHRLQQELQQQGQAAAAAGSILMQPQQQQQQQQQQPQTLPPPAPHHHQQQAPQSVAGHPHQPQPQQLAAPSAQQHQPLPPHIAAAGAPPNGAPFAAPPIAPAVVSAPAPTTAAAEQPVATVAPAQATPTPMDTTPPANAPPVAVADAAAAAASVTTIAPNAAPAPSIPAATVAAAAAPAPPSS